Genomic segment of Scomber scombrus chromosome 18, fScoSco1.1, whole genome shotgun sequence:
GTGATGAACATTTTCATGACGTGAATTAAATCCGATGTTCCCAATGTTTTAAGAATGTTTAATCATAGGTGACCTCTGTCCAGAAAGTGTACTGTGGAATGCAGTGTCCAAAATAAAGCTCTtctttgaaaattaaatatcaTGGTGTGTCATTATGTAAACTGTATTCGGAAGTTAGGATTTCAGACATGCCAAGTAATGTTTTCATGGTATTTCAACTATTGTTTCGTGCAGAGGAAGGCACACACAGCATCTGACCCTTCTGTTTGAGCAGCTGAAACCTCTGAACTTTTGGTCGGCTTACAGGGGAAAACCAAACACTGCTGGATCCAGTCCAGCACAGATTGGAGAGTTGAATAATGCAGGTGGATGGACACTCAAACAACATTCTGACCAAGTATTAACCTGAGCCAAAACTGGCTTTAGGACAAGATGATGCAACGCTGACGATCCATTAAGTAAAGCAGAATATGAGCAACTACAGTTTGATTGAATGTGCTCAGACTCTATATATattcagttatatatatattagggatGCAAGCACCTTACAATTAAATCATAATCTGTTAACCTCCTGATGATTTTCCCAATAAACCAGTAAGTCtttgttctataaaatgtcagaaaatggagaaaaatatcAATCTTTGCTTCCCATAACCCAAGATTGTAATCCTCAGATGTGTTATGTTTTGTCCCAGTCTACAACACAAAGAGAGTTTACTATAATAGAAgattaaagaaaccagaaaatatgaataaataaatacaaataaacaaatgttcaaatttgagTCAAAGAGCCACAGCATTGCACTGACTGACATGTTCCTCATATCACAAAGAGCTTGGTCACTAAGCATATGTGGAAATGCGGTACCATTTACAGGGCTTTGCTAGCTTTTTGTGCTACGTATCACAACCGAATATTAAAAGGTATTTCTAATGtacaatgtagtacaaagtcaaaGAGCTTATGATATGTAGCTAGCTACATTTCAGCTAGCTACATACACAACACAAGCTAGCTAGCTGTAAACAGAAGAGTGTCCCTGCACATGCTTAGTGGcatctgccttacacagaaatACTCTCCGAAGACTAATAACACGACCACTGTTATTGGTCTTTGGGGCCATATCAGTCCAAACGCTTGATAATGAAGGAACAGCGATGTGGctcattgatttgtttttaatagtttttggacataaacggaggtctacagcacagaagaataagCTATATCAGACTTTTATACACATGATACATGCACATGCAATTAGtcaacaataagaaaaatatagaaaatcggCGACTTATCCTATAATGgtataacacaaaaataagaaTTAAATCATTCATCGCTTAGCTTGCTAAAATAATTTATAACAGGACACTAAATTTGAATAGGACACTAAATtagaacaaaataacaaaaacaaagaaaaagtggCAGTGAGATTGGAATTGAAGTTAGAATTGGACTATGTGAGGTATACAAGCCATTCGGAGGAGTACATtcaagctgtgtgtgttcttcaCTGTGCCAAACCCATATTATCCTAACTAGACACTGGTGTAAGGTTGTTTGTCTCAACTGACCTTCAGCTCCTAATAGGATTGGCTGATACAGGCAGATTGTTAACATGAGCCTAATTCCTTTCATAAGGAGCTCTCCTCCCGACTTTCTTGCTCTCAACCTAATGAATGAATCCAGGTGTGAAAAAACATGCTGTTAGGCTGCCAGACATGAGAGAGTAACTAGCACAGTAGGGGAGGGATTCCCTTTCAAACACTGTTAAATAGGAGTGGACATTAAGTCGGGATATAGAAGCTTATAAGATGTTGATGCATTCAGATTCACAGTGTAACCGCACAAAACTCGTGGCTTAAATTGCCATATTCAGAGTTCCTAGTATCCAATGTAAAGATTTCATTGATTGCTGGACAAAACTGCAATACTGTTTGGCTGGTTGCTAAGAccaaaaatgagaaagagagcagcATGGGTCAAGCGGACAAGCAGCCAGATCATGTTTAGTGAGTGTAGACATAAGAAtaagacagtcttaaaaccaCTAGAAGGGCCTTTTTTCCTGCCTGTTTACTattgctttttctcttttagctTGTCTTTAATTTGTTGAGGTTCATCATACTGTATCAACCGCAGGATGTCCTTGTTGTCCATCACACCCTGAATGAATTCGCCCTCTGAGATTTTAtctgtgaaaagacaaaaacagaagtaAAGTAGAGCAGCATCAACACATCCGGGCTGCATGTGAAGGTACAGTACAGATAAGGCTTGAAGCAATTggtaaaaaagtttttttttaaatctgtaaattaccatcttccttctttccaaaGAATGCCCAGATCTTTTCAGCCCTCTTCTCTGGTGTGTTTTCATCCTCGGGGAGGTTCGTCTGGTCATCAGTAGGAATCATGTTGAATATTGACTGCATGAAAGTAATTTTACAGGATGTACTCAACAGTTTAGGTGGCAATTCAtcatgaaatacaaaataattacacaaaataacacCCCTAAAGTGTATAAAGTATCAATGAACTTAACAATGACCTCAATTTGGTGTTaagaaaatgaatgcattttgaTAATCAGCTGTTAGATTGTTACATTTGCTGGGTCcaaattgctgcttttctctgctttgtATGATTGTAAGTTGTCTGACCAAATGAGCAGTTTAAAGAGtatttacacagttattaaaGACTACATTAATCAAGCAAAATAAGTGGTAGCAGCCCTTGTCTTGAGCCTGGATATTATATTGATTCATTATTGTAAACTGTGTATAAACCCAACAATATAATGGATTCATTAAAATCTTATTCGTCACAAAGCAGAAGGGCTACTGATTAAAAGCAATGCATTCATTATAGAAATGTAGCTATGAGAGATAAAGGATAGCAAAATCAATACAAGAGGTGATAAATTATCTTAATTCAACCAAATATTGGAACAATGGACCATTTTGTTGTCAATCCATGTAAAAGATGTGGAAGGTTTTTGGACAGAGACTGAATAAAAGTGAAGTGAGTAATTACTGCAGGGGAACAGGACATTTCTatcaaatacatatatataaagtatCAACTATAGTTCAGGTTGTGAGCAGTAAATAGATAATGTTTTGTGTTCCACCATGATGAAAGAAGAAGGTGTAAGTACCCTAACAATCTCTATGATTTCCTGTTTGTTGATGTTCCCATTCCCGTCCACATCATACAAGGCAAAGGCCCACTCCAGCTTC
This window contains:
- the rcvrna gene encoding recoverin a gives rise to the protein MGNTKSSALSKEILEDLKSNTKYSETELCTWYQSFLKECPNGKISKQQFEGIYASFFPNADPTAYARHVFRSFDTNADGTLDFKEYIVALHLTSGGKTRQKLEWAFALYDVDGNGNINKQEIIEIVRSIFNMIPTDDQTNLPEDENTPEKRAEKIWAFFGKKEDDKISEGEFIQGVMDNKDILRLIQYDEPQQIKDKLKEKKQ